A single region of the Sphaeramia orbicularis chromosome 6, fSphaOr1.1, whole genome shotgun sequence genome encodes:
- the LOC115420702 gene encoding muscarinic acetylcholine receptor M2-like isoform X1 has translation MESLNSSTNISSEDQISIFSESPYATWEIVLIILVAGSLSLITVIGNILVMLSIKVNRNLQTVNNYFLFSLACADLIIGICSMNLYTVYIVIGYWPLGAVVCDLWLAVDYVVSNASVMNLLIISFDRYFCVTKPLSYPARRSTKMAGLMIAAAWVLSFILWAPAILFWQFIVGGRTVPEGMCYIQFFSNPAVTFGTAIAAFYLPVAIMIYLYWRISKASRSRMRRDSRKTSGTSLGEAASHSQEEGCEVQNCNTTKEVQKEAKEPKEKEMLQQQNGSGPCKEENPDHLEASADNIQASTSRSIATAAAAFRKASITWKKPDQPQPPSPENSAADRQTLVTKTMFKVVAKQSAIAKWKRKSTSSREKKVTRTIMAILVAFVITWTPYNVMVLINTFCSICIPNSLWTIGYWLCYINSTINPACYALCNATFKNTFKHLLLCQYKKIRTAR, from the exons ATGGAGTCTCTAAATTCATCCACCAACATCAGCAGTGAGGATCAAATCAGTATCTTCTCTGAAAGCCCGTACGCAACTTGGGAGATAGTGCTCATCATCCTGGTGGCTGGGTCGTTGAGTCTGATCACTGTCATCGGAAACATCCTGGTCATGCTCTCCATAAAG GTAAACAGGAACCTGCAGACTGTCAACAACTACTTCCTGTTCAGCCTGGCCTGTGCAGACCTCATTATTGGCATCTGCTCCATGAACCTCTACACGGTCTATATCGTGATTGGCTACTGGCCCTTGGGTGCGGTGGTGTGTGACCTGTGGTTGGCTGTTGATTATGTTGTCAGCAATGCTTCAGTCATGAACTTGCTCATTATTAGCTTTGATCGTTACTTCTGTGTCACCAAACCGCTCAGCTACCCAGCACGCCGCAGCACCAAGATGGCTGGCTTGATGATTGCTGCCGCCTGGGTTTTGTCCTTCATCCTGTGGGCTCCTGCCATTTTGTTTTGGCAGTTTATCGTAGGAGGGAGAACTGTGCCTGAAGGTATGTGCTACATCCAGTTCTTCTCCAATCCAGCGGTGACATTTGGGACAGCCATAGCTGCTTTTTACCTGCCAGTGGCCATCATGATCTACCTCTACTGGCGCATCTCTAAGGCCAGCCGCAGCCGGATGAGGCGGGACAGCAGGAAGACTTCAGGCACCAGTTTGGGAGAAGCTGCATCTCACAGCCAGGAGGAGGGATGTGAGGTTCAGAACTGCAATACAACGAAAGAGGTGCAGAAGGAGGCCAAAGAACCGAAAGAGAAGGAAATGTTGCAGCAGCAGAATGGAAGTGGACCCTGCAAGGAGGAAAACCCTGATCATTTGGAGGCCAGTGCAGACAACATCCAGGCTTCAACATCCAGAAGCATAGCCACAGCAGCTGCTGCATTTCGTAAAGCATCAATTACTTGGAAAAAGCCTGACCAACCACAACCACCTTCACCTGAGAACTCAGCTGCTGACAGACAAACTCTCGTCACAAAGACAATGTTTAAGGTG GTAGCAAAGCAGAGCGCTATAGCAAAGTGGAAAAGGAAAAGCACTTCTTCCAGGGAGAAAAAGGTGACACGCACCATCATGGCCATCCTGGTCGCTTTTGTGATCACATGGACGCCGTACAATGTGATGGTCCTGATCAACACCTTCTGCTCCATCTGCATCCCAAACTCCCTGTGGACCATCGGCTACTGGCTCTGCTACATCAACAGCACCATCAACCCGGCCTGCTACGCCCTCTGCAACGCCACCTtcaaaaacacctttaaacacctgCTTCTTTGCCAATACAAGAAAATACGGACAGCGAGGTGA
- the LOC115420702 gene encoding muscarinic acetylcholine receptor M2-like isoform X2, which yields MESLNSSTNISSEDQISIFSESPYATWEIVLIILVAGSLSLITVIGNILVMLSIKVNRNLQTVNNYFLFSLACADLIIGICSMNLYTVYIVIGYWPLGAVVCDLWLAVDYVVSNASVMNLLIISFDRYFCVTKPLSYPARRSTKMAGLMIAAAWVLSFILWAPAILFWQFIVGGRTVPEGMCYIQFFSNPAVTFGTAIAAFYLPVAIMIYLYWRISKASRSRMRRDSRKTSGTSLGEAASHSQEEGCEVQNCNTTKEVQKEAKEPKEKEMLQQQNGSGPCKEENPDHLEASADNIQASTSRSIATAAAAFRKASITWKKPDQPQPPSPENSAADRQTLVTKTMFKVAKQSAIAKWKRKSTSSREKKVTRTIMAILVAFVITWTPYNVMVLINTFCSICIPNSLWTIGYWLCYINSTINPACYALCNATFKNTFKHLLLCQYKKIRTAR from the exons ATGGAGTCTCTAAATTCATCCACCAACATCAGCAGTGAGGATCAAATCAGTATCTTCTCTGAAAGCCCGTACGCAACTTGGGAGATAGTGCTCATCATCCTGGTGGCTGGGTCGTTGAGTCTGATCACTGTCATCGGAAACATCCTGGTCATGCTCTCCATAAAG GTAAACAGGAACCTGCAGACTGTCAACAACTACTTCCTGTTCAGCCTGGCCTGTGCAGACCTCATTATTGGCATCTGCTCCATGAACCTCTACACGGTCTATATCGTGATTGGCTACTGGCCCTTGGGTGCGGTGGTGTGTGACCTGTGGTTGGCTGTTGATTATGTTGTCAGCAATGCTTCAGTCATGAACTTGCTCATTATTAGCTTTGATCGTTACTTCTGTGTCACCAAACCGCTCAGCTACCCAGCACGCCGCAGCACCAAGATGGCTGGCTTGATGATTGCTGCCGCCTGGGTTTTGTCCTTCATCCTGTGGGCTCCTGCCATTTTGTTTTGGCAGTTTATCGTAGGAGGGAGAACTGTGCCTGAAGGTATGTGCTACATCCAGTTCTTCTCCAATCCAGCGGTGACATTTGGGACAGCCATAGCTGCTTTTTACCTGCCAGTGGCCATCATGATCTACCTCTACTGGCGCATCTCTAAGGCCAGCCGCAGCCGGATGAGGCGGGACAGCAGGAAGACTTCAGGCACCAGTTTGGGAGAAGCTGCATCTCACAGCCAGGAGGAGGGATGTGAGGTTCAGAACTGCAATACAACGAAAGAGGTGCAGAAGGAGGCCAAAGAACCGAAAGAGAAGGAAATGTTGCAGCAGCAGAATGGAAGTGGACCCTGCAAGGAGGAAAACCCTGATCATTTGGAGGCCAGTGCAGACAACATCCAGGCTTCAACATCCAGAAGCATAGCCACAGCAGCTGCTGCATTTCGTAAAGCATCAATTACTTGGAAAAAGCCTGACCAACCACAACCACCTTCACCTGAGAACTCAGCTGCTGACAGACAAACTCTCGTCACAAAGACAATGTTTAAG GTAGCAAAGCAGAGCGCTATAGCAAAGTGGAAAAGGAAAAGCACTTCTTCCAGGGAGAAAAAGGTGACACGCACCATCATGGCCATCCTGGTCGCTTTTGTGATCACATGGACGCCGTACAATGTGATGGTCCTGATCAACACCTTCTGCTCCATCTGCATCCCAAACTCCCTGTGGACCATCGGCTACTGGCTCTGCTACATCAACAGCACCATCAACCCGGCCTGCTACGCCCTCTGCAACGCCACCTtcaaaaacacctttaaacacctgCTTCTTTGCCAATACAAGAAAATACGGACAGCGAGGTGA